The genomic DNA TCGACAGGGTCATCAACGCATCGTTCGAGGGACGGCCGCTGTCCGACCGCGAGGCCGCCGCACAACTCGTGGTGCCGCTGATCGGCGGCGTGGAGACCGTGCCCAAGGTGACCTCCCACGGGCTGTGGGAGCTGACCAAGAACCCCGACCAACTCGCCGCCGTCCGCGCCGACCTGGCAGCCAACACGCCCGTCGCGTTCGACGAGATGTCCCGCTATTGCGGTCCTGCGCAATGGTTCTCGCGGACCGTCACCGCACCCGTCGACGTCCTCGGTCGCCACCTGACGCCGGGGCAACGCATCATCTTCCTCATCCAGTCCGCACAGCGTGACCCGCGCGAGTTCCCCGACCCCGACGCGTTCCGGTGGGACCGGCAGATGAAGCGGACGCTGGCCTTCGGCCACGGCGGTCACTTCTGCATGGGCATCCATCTGGCGAAGATGGAGGGCCGGGTGATACTGCAGGAATTCCTCAGCGCCGTGGAAGAATTCGACTTCGACGGGGACGCCGCGGTACGCAGTGCCTCCAGCTTCCAGAAGGGCTGGGACGTCCTGCCCGTCCGCATCCGCCGACTGGCGGAACCGTCGTGACCACCGGGGCCGTCGCCACCGTCCGGGGTGATCGGTCCAGCGCCGACCTCGGGCGCACGCTGATGCACGAGCACGTGTTCGCGGTGTCCGCGGCGCTGGCCAACGACCGCCCCGAGATCGCCTTCCCCGACGGCAAGCAGGCCGCCGTCGACGATGCCGTCGCGCGGCTGCAGCGGGTCAAGGACGCCGGCATCGACACGATCGTCGACGTCACCGTATTCGGTCACGACCGCGACATCCCCAGCCTGGTCCGGATCAACGAGCGCGTGGATCTGAATATCGTCGTCGCCACGGGGTTCTACACCGAGGACGTGCCGTCGAAGACCTTCGAGATACGCCAGGCCTTGGCCCGGCAGCGCGGCGGAAACTTCTTCGTCGACGTGTTCGTGGCCGACATCGTCGACGGCATCGGCACCACCGGCGTCCGCGCCGGGATCATCAAGTGCGTCACCGGCGCTGCCGGCCTGACCCGCGGATCGAAGGGACTGTTGCGGGCCGCCGCGATCGCCGCACGTGAGACCGGCGTGCCGATCACCACGCACTCCGACCCCCACGCGCGAGGCGGGCTCGAACAACTCGAGCTATTCGCCGCCGAGGGCGTCGATCTCGCCCGGGTGGTGATCGGCCACAGCGGCGACACCACCGATCTCGACTACCTCAAGGCCGTCATGGACACCGGCGCGACGATCGCCTCGGACCGGTTCGGCTACGCGCTGCCGGGCACGGCGACGACACAGGAACGCGTCGCGGTCATCGCCGACCTGTGCAACGAGGGCTACGCCGACCGCATCGTGGTGTCCCACGACGCGATGCTGCACACCGACTGGCTCGACGACGGGTACACCGCGGCGTTCCCGGACTGGGATCCGACCTTCGTCCCCACCACCGTCGTGCCCGCCCTGCGCGAGGCCGGTGTCTCCGACGCCCACCTGCACCAGATTCTCGTCGGCACCCCGGCCCGTCTGCTGGCGTGTGCGACACCCCTCCCGAAGGAGCGCATCGATGAGCAGTCCTGAATCGCCACAACCCAAGTCGCCGGTCCGACGTGCGCTGGCCGAGCGCGCCGTCACCACCGGACCGTGGATCACCTTCGCCGATCCGCACGCCATGGAAGGGCTCGCGAGACTCGACCTCGACTACCTCGTCATCGACTGTCAGCACGGCTCGGCCGATCTCGGCGCGCTGCTCCCGATGCTGCGCGCTGCCGCACTGCACGACAAGCCCGTCCTCGTCCGCGTCCCCGCCAACGAGCCGTGGCAGATCATGCGCGTGCTCGACCTCGGCGCCGCCGGCGTCATCGTGCCGATGGTCAACACCGCGGCAGAGGCCGCGATCGCCGCGTCGGCGATGCTCTACCCGCCACACGGCGAACGCTCCTACGGACCGGTGCGGCCCTCCCCCGGCGCCGGCTTCACCTCGGGCGACGGACCGCTGCTGCTCGTCATGATCGAGACCGCACGGGGACTCGCCGAGGTCGACGCGATCGCCGCCACCCCGGGCATCGACGGACTGTTCGTCGGCCCCATCGACCTCGCGCTGGGCATCGGCGCTGTCCCGGACGGCAACGTGCTCAAGGGAATCGGGGCTTCAGAGACTCTTGCCGCAGTGGACACCATCGCCGACGCCGCGCGCACGCACGACAAAGTCTTGGCCGGTGCGGTCTTCACACCCGACCACGCCCGCGCGATGACCCGCGCGGGGGTGCGACTGCAGGTCTATGGCTCCGATGGGCAGTGGCTGACCGCGGGCGCGAAAGCCGCGCGCAAGCTCACTGACGAACTGACTGCGGAGGTCGACTCATGAAGGCCCTGATCACCAACCCGTCGATGACGCCGCCGCACGCGGTCACCGCCCCGCTGCGGGAGGTCGCCGACATCGTCACCGTGTCCGACGGATCGCCCGAGGCACTCCTCGAGGCCGCCCGCGACGCCGATGCGCTCATCGTCGCCGTCGAACCGATTCGCGAGCCGCTGATCGCAGAGTTGGCTCAGTGCAGACTGATTCACCGCTGCGGCATCGGCGTCGACGTCGTGGACGTGGAGGCGGCCACCCAGGCGGGCATCCAGGTGACCAACGTGCCGGATGCGAACTTCCACGAGGTCGCCGCGCATGCGATGGCGTTCATCCTGGCGCTGACTCGACGGCTCGTCGCGTGGGACGCAGGCGTGCGCGCGGGCAAGTTCGGCGACGGCCGACTGGGTATGTCGCTGCACCGGCCCGATGTGCAAACAGTCGGGCTGATCGGACTGGGCCGGATCGGCCGACGGGTGGCGGTCGCTGCGCGGGCCGTCGGGTTCTCCGTCGTCGCGTACGACCCAGCCGTCTCGGCCGAAGACGCCGCGGCGCTGGACGTGACGCTGATGGACGCCGACGAGGTGATTGCCGCGTCTGACGTTCTGTCGCTGCATGTTCCGCTGACCAATGCCACGCACCACCTGCTCGACGCCGACGCGCTGTCCCGGATGAAGCGCGGCGCGTTCGTCGTCAACGTGTCGCGCGGCGGGCTGATCGACGAGGCGGCGCTCGCCGACTCCATCGCCGCGAAGCACCTCGGTGGCGCTGCGCTCGACACGTTCGAGACCGAGCCGCTGCCGGCCGACAGTCCGCTGCTCGGGGTCGACGGGATCCTGCTCTCTCCGCATGCCGCGCACTGGAGCAGGGAGTCGCTTGGCGAGACGATGACCAAGAGCTTCGCCGAGGTGGCCCGCGTCCTACGCGGTGAGGCGCCCCGCTACCCGGTCAACCGGATCTAGCCCGTCGCATGGCCGTCCGCCAGGATGAGAGCCGGCGCCGGCGTGAGGCGGTGTTCGCCGCGACGTGGGACCTGGTTGCGGCGCAGGGGTTCTCGGCGGTGACGATGCGGCAGGTGGCCGAACGCGCGGGTGTCGCGCTGGGCACGATCTTCCTCTACGCCTCCAATAAGGATGAGCTGCTGCTGCGGGTGTTCGGCGAGCGACTGTCCGCGCGCTGGGACGCGTTCCTCGCAGCGTCCGAGAGCGAGCCGTCGCTGCGTCGGGTCGAGGCGTTCTACGACGACTGCCTGACGATGTTCTTCGATGACGTCGACAACGTCGGTGCGTATTACACTCTGCTGCTGCGGTATCCGACGTCGACGTTCTCCGAGGTGGTCGAGCTGCGCGCGCGGCTGCGGCGCATCGTGCGGGAGGCCGTGGGTGACGGCACTCTTGCTGAGGCGGATGACGCGGCAGCGTTGGAACAGGCCTACTACGGCGCCTTCGCTATGGCGGTGCTGGAGCACGTCCACGTCGGCGACCAGAAGCGCACGCGCGCGACGATGGGCCGGTCGATGGCGCTGCTGCGGCGGGGTGCGGGGGTTGGGGAGGCAGGCACTGCCGGTTTCTAGGTGTGGCTGCGCGGGTAGCGCACGTCGAGCGTCCTCGCGAGGTCTACACCAGCGTCGTGAATCGGCCCGGGGCCACGACCGTGGTGTCGATCTCGCGAGATTCCCGAGCGCCTAGCGAAGCACGCGGTACCGCAGGTGCGCGACCCCGGGCGCCTCGAGCACGCGCTCGAGTTCGAGGCGCGGGGTGCCCGCTTCGAAGCCGTCGAAAAGCCGCTCCCCCGACCCGAGGATGACCGGGCTCACCTGCAGGTCGATCTCGTCGACGAGCCCGGCCTGGATCGCCTGGCGGGCGCAGGACGCGCCGCCGGCGATGCTGATCGGCCGGTCCCCCGCCGCCTCGACGGCCTGGGCGTAGGCGGACTCGATGCCGTCGGTGACGAAGTGGAACGTCGTTCCCTCGAGCGCGATGGGGTCGTGGGCGTGGTGGGTCAGGACGAACACCGGGCAGTGGTACGGCGGTTCGTCGCCCCACCACCCGGTCCAGTCCGAGTCTCCCCAGTCACCGCGCACCGGCCCGAACATGTTGCGGCCCATGATGGTCGCGCCCATGCCGTCGAGCATCTCCGACACCACCTGCCGGTTGACCGGGTGCTCCGCGTCGGGACCGATGTGCCAGCCGTGCAGCAGCTGGCCGCCGACGCCGAGCGGATGCTCCTCGCTCTGGTTCGGGCCGGCGACGTAGCCGTCGGCCGAGATCGACATCGAGAGGTTGGTGCGGGGCACGGCGGGCTCCATTTCGAGGGTGCGGGTGATGACGTCAGGCAGACCCGAGCAGCGGGCCAAACTCATCGTCGTCCCGGTTTCTGGGATGCCTGGCCGGACCGGCAACCTTTACGTCACAGCAATCTGTCAGAAATGCAATCCGGGAACCCCAGCGGGGTCGGGTCAACGTCCCGTCCATCGAACGAACTGGGAGCACCATGTCACAACCGCTTGCTGAACACGCCGCCGAGACCCTTGCCCGCGGCATCGGACGCAGGGGGTTCGCTCAGGCAGTGGCCGGAGTGGTCGGCCTCGGCATCGCCGGTACTGCGGCGGCGTGCTCCTCACCGGGAGGCGGCGGCAGCAGTGCCACGCCGTCGGGCACTCCGACCCCGGGTGGCGGCGCGATCCTGCAGCCGGGCACCGGCGACAGACCCGGGGACCACTACCTGAGTTCCGAACCCGACCAGGTGCTGTGGGGCTACGTCCCCACAGTCGAATCGCAGTCGGTGCTTCGCATGGACTCGGGGCAAACCGTCACCATCGACGCGTTGTCCCATGAGGGGATCCTGGAGGATCAGGGACGAAACCCCCGGGAGTACTTCGGTTCTCACGGCGTCGCCGAATCGGACGTGCTGCAGGATGCGGTGGACATTGC from Mycolicibacterium arabiense includes the following:
- a CDS encoding phosphotriesterase family protein translates to MTTGAVATVRGDRSSADLGRTLMHEHVFAVSAALANDRPEIAFPDGKQAAVDDAVARLQRVKDAGIDTIVDVTVFGHDRDIPSLVRINERVDLNIVVATGFYTEDVPSKTFEIRQALARQRGGNFFVDVFVADIVDGIGTTGVRAGIIKCVTGAAGLTRGSKGLLRAAAIAARETGVPITTHSDPHARGGLEQLELFAAEGVDLARVVIGHSGDTTDLDYLKAVMDTGATIASDRFGYALPGTATTQERVAVIADLCNEGYADRIVVSHDAMLHTDWLDDGYTAAFPDWDPTFVPTTVVPALREAGVSDAHLHQILVGTPARLLACATPLPKERIDEQS
- a CDS encoding HpcH/HpaI aldolase family protein, encoding MSSPESPQPKSPVRRALAERAVTTGPWITFADPHAMEGLARLDLDYLVIDCQHGSADLGALLPMLRAAALHDKPVLVRVPANEPWQIMRVLDLGAAGVIVPMVNTAAEAAIAASAMLYPPHGERSYGPVRPSPGAGFTSGDGPLLLVMIETARGLAEVDAIAATPGIDGLFVGPIDLALGIGAVPDGNVLKGIGASETLAAVDTIADAARTHDKVLAGAVFTPDHARAMTRAGVRLQVYGSDGQWLTAGAKAARKLTDELTAEVDS
- a CDS encoding C-terminal binding protein yields the protein MKALITNPSMTPPHAVTAPLREVADIVTVSDGSPEALLEAARDADALIVAVEPIREPLIAELAQCRLIHRCGIGVDVVDVEAATQAGIQVTNVPDANFHEVAAHAMAFILALTRRLVAWDAGVRAGKFGDGRLGMSLHRPDVQTVGLIGLGRIGRRVAVAARAVGFSVVAYDPAVSAEDAAALDVTLMDADEVIAASDVLSLHVPLTNATHHLLDADALSRMKRGAFVVNVSRGGLIDEAALADSIAAKHLGGAALDTFETEPLPADSPLLGVDGILLSPHAAHWSRESLGETMTKSFAEVARVLRGEAPRYPVNRI
- a CDS encoding TetR/AcrR family transcriptional regulator; translated protein: MAVRQDESRRRREAVFAATWDLVAAQGFSAVTMRQVAERAGVALGTIFLYASNKDELLLRVFGERLSARWDAFLAASESEPSLRRVEAFYDDCLTMFFDDVDNVGAYYTLLLRYPTSTFSEVVELRARLRRIVREAVGDGTLAEADDAAALEQAYYGAFAMAVLEHVHVGDQKRTRATMGRSMALLRRGAGVGEAGTAGF
- a CDS encoding dihydrofolate reductase family protein, with product MPRTNLSMSISADGYVAGPNQSEEHPLGVGGQLLHGWHIGPDAEHPVNRQVVSEMLDGMGATIMGRNMFGPVRGDWGDSDWTGWWGDEPPYHCPVFVLTHHAHDPIALEGTTFHFVTDGIESAYAQAVEAAGDRPISIAGGASCARQAIQAGLVDEIDLQVSPVILGSGERLFDGFEAGTPRLELERVLEAPGVAHLRYRVLR